A stretch of DNA from Vanacampus margaritifer isolate UIUO_Vmar chromosome 1, RoL_Vmar_1.0, whole genome shotgun sequence:
tttttttttcatttgactgcCTCTTGCTGTTTTTAACATTTGAAGTACTGCACACTGATATTCTCCATGTATTTCTGTCATCCAGTAATCATAATACTATACAATTTGTGGAGAGCAAATTCTTTGACATTCCACTTGTACACCGTCCGGCTTACAGCGAAATGAACAAGAAACTCATTTGCGGTGTGTATAATTACGCACATGGTATGGAGTCATTTACATTAAATGCTGGGTTCAGGTGACATGTAATTTCTTCATTCCTTTATACAATGTCTGCCTTTATTAGCagccctataaaaaaaaaaacatactttcatGATAAAACAACCAGCATTTTGTATGACCCAGTTTCTTTTATTCTTCAAACCGTGTTTTTGATGAGGATCAAGTCCTTTTGCCGTTTGCAAATTGCTACTCACTCCCGGTGTCTTCTAATTATGAAGATTCATGTGAACAAGTGCAGGAAGATGAAAGGTTGTTTGCCGCTTCATGGCATTGGATGCAAGGCGCAGGCCGGCTTGTAAGATGTGGTCGCTGTGTACCAAAGCCTTGACCGCAGTGTTTCACTGCGGGGCTGAGATGTCATCATGCCGTGCCTTTTTTTGGGTGATTATGGCAGCGTACCTCACCCATGATACCTTTCTTCtgctactttttttgtttgttttgcctgcTGGATCATAGTCATTCAAATCTTAGCCATAGAAGGGAAAATATGTGCTGCGTGTCTAAATAACATTTGCGCCGTGCTAAAACTCTTCCCCACCTTAAAGTAAAGAGAGTTTAAATTCAGAACAAGGTCATTTTATCTCAAGGTTGCGAGTGTTTAAATGTTGCAAGGAAAGCAATAGATGCATCGCGTCACCCTGTGTTAAACAAACCCCAAACAACTTTTGGGCtggtctctctctttttttttttttttaattcttcttaacCACTTATCACAAGTTGCAAACCCAAAACGCCATTAGTGGCTTCTTTAAAGGGTATATCCCCTAACTTTATGGTAAGCTGGAAAGAAagagtagcagcagcagcagcagtagtgTATTACAGCTGAATGACAGGTTACCTCAGCATAGTTACAAGTTGGACTAAGCAAATACTTTCACCCACTCATGTTTAACTCAAATAGCGCATTCAAGTTCGGAATTAAGAGTTCAACGGAAGACAGTATTATTGACGGGCTCCATACTGTTTACAAACATGTCATTTGTGCACCAAATAACATGTTTGAATAAGCTCGACTTGTTAAATGCCGCTTAGTTTTCCGCCTTCTTGATCAGGGATTCTTAAAGTGTGGTATGCGGGCTCCCTTGAGTGTTACATGAAAGCGTCGGGTCagggctgaacgattttgaaaaataattcgtttgattttttccttcattatgtgcggttatttttttaagtcacattttgtattttttttacaaatacaatccgtaaattaatctgtattacaataaacaatgtcAGATTTATTATTCATCAGATTctgatttattggccaagttTGTAAAAACACACGAGAAATTTGTCCTCACAGTCACACAACCTGTcagataaaaatgaaaaataacaaagactAACAGAGGGAGGCAGAAcaggaagcctggcggttcatGACTTAGCATCCCAAGTTTCTTagggaaaaaaggaaacatgTTGAAGGAGTGAGGGAGAAAACAATAAGGCCCAGTCTGTGCTCCTGTAAAGGGTGGGAGCACAGTatggacctggaaaaaaaactcatcctttttggtttttggttttggttttataGGTTAGGCTTACTAAcccatgaattaatatgaaagacagtttttttaaactcattcactgccataaattcattaaaaaatatatatataaaaaattaggggcaagaggcgattattttttttaaattgtaattaatcgcatgacttcactagttaactcacgattaatcacaaattttatctgttctaaatgtacaattaaaaaaatcaaggttttcatactcttgataacaaaagtgggaaaaaaaagttaaactaataaaaacagttaaaattcatttttgacgtttatagtcgtcaatggcagtgaatgaattaaaaaaaaataaagaaaatattattaaaaattcggggcgtcaggcaattaaagttttaatcgtaattaatcgcatgacttcactagttaactcgtgattaatcacaaatttcatatctgttctaaatgttcaataaaataaatctaggttttcatactcttgttaacaaaagtggataaaatgttaaactaataaaaatagttaaaattaattgttgatgtttatagccgtcaatggcagtgaatgagttaatatacttAATTTAGCGCTGTACACTAGCTTGCGGTCTTCTCAGCATTCGCAAATGTTTTTAAGCTCTAATCCTATCTACatactaaataaacaaatacaatatacatgtataaaaaaatatataatttttttcaaagttgtaGTCTTTGAggtttgaaaattgcattctactatTTTGCGATAtctatttgaatttgaatagtTGCTTTGATTGTCCCAAAATTTAAATGCAGTGTTAAAGTTCAAGCTGTGCATAATCACGTATTAGATGTACACTTTGGCCAACTCTGCTACTGTATTTCAATATTGGTCACGATGGTGGCACTTAGAgagccatgtattttttttaggtggtacttAGTATAAAAAGTTAGCAAACCACAGTTCTAGATGAATGGCGCGTTTATGACCTAATCTATTTAGCAGGCCGTGCCAAGCTTCGACAGCAACTTTGACGTGATCATCTCGGGCCGGCTATATATAAAGACGGGGAGGATTAGCTCAAGGCCACACCACAGATGTAACGACTCTCTCATTTAGGTTTGGGATGCCTGCTCCGATGCCCTGATCACATTTGATAAGGACAATCTGGAGGAGGTGATGGCCTACATCGTGGAGAACGACGTGGTCGTGGCTGCGCTCACCAAACAGCTGGACAGTCTGTCTGGTGAGCAGAACATCACTCAAGTCGGTCGCCCATGCCACCGCATTATTCCATCCTGTGGGGTTTTTTAGTTGTACTCCCGCCATGAGCCGTTTATATTTTTCCGTCAATTTGAATCGAGCCTCACATTTTAGGAACTGCCGAGGTCCTGCGAGGACACGTGAAGTGGTCCAGTGACCTATTTAAAGCCGCCATGTGCTTCTTGCCTCGCCACCGCCACCATTCTAAAGCGCTGACGGCGTACGGCGCTCCATCGCTGTTGACATTAAACCGAAATgctttttaataggttttaggtgaactaatgaatacacacacactcacacgcacatacatatactcacccacatacaaaattaaaaaaattaaattaaaaataaatacatttaaaaaagagagcaacgatgatgacatgtcaaatcggtaaaattaccgaatgaacaatactgagctctccagaaaaaacaaaatgctgcaAATAAAAGCAGCCCTGCTATGTGCTCggcagttttatttttctaaaagcTTTTAGGCCAAACTAGGGGCGTGTGGTTCCCGCACGTTTTTGGCCCCACGTGCTTGCCATTTGTCTTCCTCTCATTCCACTTCAAGATGTAGTACATGAAAAGTGTGCTGCCTGCCAGCTGTTTTCAATGAAATCTCCCTCTCCAATCACCAAAACCCATATTTAACATCCGTGTTCGGTAACCAGTAGCCAATCTGCGGATGGGTCCCGCTCCAAGTCGGCATGAGCAAGCGGAGCTCAGGCCGCTTTCATGTTTCGGAGGGAGCAGCTGCCGGTATTTTCGGAAGTGCAGGAGGAGGTTTGATGCAATATCCAACAAGCTTGACAGCATGTGCAAAGCGTGGCGTGGTCGGCTTGTAGATAAACACTATTAGGCCGTGGCGTGTGGCAGGCCGAGGCCATCAAGATGTCAACCTGCAGGCGTTTTGTGCCGGGCTGTTTTACAACTAGTCGTGCATGCTTGGAGgaacaaatatgaaaaatgcAGATTTAGTGATGATATTTATAAAGTCATCTATTTTGTTGTACTCCCTGATCATTGTTTGTCAGATAACGTGCAAGTGAAGTACCGGTCCAAAGTGGTGAAGTACACATGGCCGTCGCCGCAGCAGGCGGTACGCTCCGTGCCCTGGGTGCAGGTCACGTTAGCCAGCGGGGAAACTCTAAAGACCAAACTGCTTGTAAGTTTGTAAATTTCTTTATTCCAATTCATAACTTTCATCTCGTCATCTTTTTTGTTGCCTCGTGCGTTTCAGATCGGAGCAGATGGACCCAACTCCATGGTGAGGCAGCAACTGGGGATCCCCACAGTCAAGTGGAATTACGACCAATCAGCTGTGGTTGCTGTGCTACATCTATCAGAGGTTAATAAATAATTGGTATTGGTATTATCCTCTGTTGTGGCAGCACGCATCGCCCTCATATTTACGGGTTGCTCTAAACCAGCCAATTGCACGTCATGCGATCACGTgtcgtagagccaatcacaagctgggatGTACGGGACAGTGCAAAGCAGTATTTTAatcgttttcatgcatttaaaaacaaaagtaacgaccttgttttgaaaatgtatcaagtagtagtctaaaaaatgaatactcaggaaagtacaaagtatttgtactttgttacttcccatctcttgctttagcgcagccattttgttcatttgtgctgctacggtttaatagattGAATcggttgaatttaataactgaccaacaccataaagaaagCTTGATacaccattaactctttgactgccagacgtttccagaaaagggatgccgtgggtgccagccgatttaagcattttgactgatctttcaaggtccacagaaaattatgtgtttggactatggaaacacacatactaccaaatgaaagattggactctcatctttcagaaaaaaaaggtttgtttctaccttatttcgtttttcagtaatcaacaatagaaaatggttagtttcacctctgttttgaaacaaacgtcttttaacgtctttggcactcctccataggattttactaaacgttatttcacgtttttggcagtcaaagagttaatgacggCGGCCGCGGACaaattagcagctgctaagttgctaacgtacataaataacattgagagacttgcgtgaaactgctaacttcgaTTGCATTTTGAgcacacataaaggggaaataaatttggattgtacaaacttgtaaagcctttgtatgatcagatttgaaagcactcaccagCAAGCGCGGAGGGAGGTAGTTCCACGAAGCAGCGTCGccgattttgaaaaaaaaaaatctctcctgACACTTCACcggcaatccaacatgtccacctcgcGCATGTAAATCATGTCCTTTTCCTCAAAGGGACTCTCGATGCAAGTTGACGGATAAATGCCGGTAGATTGCCGTTGTAGACATTCCTACCACAGGGGGGCGTGTTCAGAAaaatagtcacgtgacgtccggATAGAGTGGACATTGAAAATAAGTCGTAACTTGCTCATATAGCCACAGATTTTCATGTGGTTTACGTTTTGCCATGTGTCTCACTTGTTGATTTTATGTAATTATAAAATAAGTTAATTCATGTAAATAATACCAAAAAAGGTATTGCATAATCTGGAATGCAGTTTATCCCAGTTTATTGCATTTTCATGTAATATGTGTCTTAACAGCCCACAGAGAACAATGTTGCTTGGCAGAGGTTCCTCCCAACAGGACCCATTGCGATGTTACCGGTAATGTATTCATAtaataaactctttttttttttttttccattcattattaaacatccatgcattttctatgGTAGCTGTCGGACACGGCGAGCTCTCTCGTGTGGTCGACCAGTCACCACCTGGCCGAGGAGCTCCTGCTGTTGGATGACGAGTGCTTCGTCGACGCCATCAACTCGGCCTTCGTGAGTGCCAATTAAAACCAGCAAGCCTCACATCCTTGTCGCAGCCCGTGCGGTTTGTGTCCTCCGCCTCTCgtccagttgttttttttttgtgagatgtAAACACGTTTTGACAGGACTTGAAACAATTGCAATATTCCTTTGGACAAATGATATACCTATCCCTTTCTTGTGTTTGGAGGAACTCCTTTTTCCCAAGCTGGCTATTTTTACTGCCTGCTGAAAGGATGGGGTCACCACGGTTGAGTCACGTTTGGTTTCAGTCCTGGTTTGGTAATTAAACTTGCGGTCTCCCAGTGTTGACCGTTACTGCATGGAATGTTTTTCAAACAGAGCTAATTCAACTGTGTTGCCTGGCCTGCATCTTCTTTTAATTAGCCCTCCTCCCCGAGCCTCGCCAAACCCTTTACTTAGTGAGGGCAAATAACGGCCCTCGCCTGGAGTTCAGCTTTACTCCAATGTCAGCTAATTTCGTTGTCCACTCTTAAACGATATGGTCTGTTTTCTCTCTCATGCGCTCTTCTTTCTCCATGCGTGAATCCCTTCGGCGCGGTGCGCCCGCAGTGGAGCAACGAGAACCAATCGGAGCTGGTGGAGACGGCCGGGTCTCTCTTCCGCGGCGCGCTCGCCACCATCATGCCGTCGGCGGGTTCGCCTCGCCAGCTGCCCCCCAGCGTGGCGGCCATCGGCCCCAAAACCCGCGTCATGTTCCCTCTGGGCATGGGCCACGCATCGGAGTATATTAGGCACAGAGTTGCACTCATTGGGTAAGAAAAACAGAATGTTGAGTTATGACAATTGGAATTAGGCAATATTGGGGGGATTAGACattagaaaaatgtcaaaatgagtgctttaaaagtttgagttaatttaaagttcctttaacgccactatttttttttaaactcgcgATTAATGAGCGCTTATACTGGGGGAATtgcagtcgcaacgcagcacagacatgtccatgtcaaaatttagcagtaataaatgtaataataatgctcatatttgtggagactggggtcaagtttatttcacaattttagttacttcatgttaaagattagatagcttttaatat
This window harbors:
- the coq6 gene encoding ubiquinone biosynthesis monooxygenase COQ6, mitochondrial is translated as MQNLTRAIIALNGFGRCLMAEKRLFAVKSISRGLACAEHGDDSGSNEVYDVIISGGGMVGSAMTCSLGMDPNLSEKKILLLEAGNKKMMDKVPDSYSTRVSSISPGSATLLTGIGAWEHITKLRCKPYKKMQVWDACSDALITFDKDNLEEVMAYIVENDVVVAALTKQLDSLSDNVQVKYRSKVVKYTWPSPQQAVRSVPWVQVTLASGETLKTKLLIGADGPNSMVRQQLGIPTVKWNYDQSAVVAVLHLSEPTENNVAWQRFLPTGPIAMLPLSDTASSLVWSTSHHLAEELLLLDDECFVDAINSAFWSNENQSELVETAGSLFRGALATIMPSAGSPRQLPPSVAAIGPKTRVMFPLGMGHASEYIRHRVALIGDAAHRVHPLAGQGANLGFGDVACLTQLLSQAAFNGKDLGAMPHLLEYESERQRHNLPMMAAIDLMKRLYSTDTAPLVLLRTFGLQATNMLPTLKEQIMAFASK